In a single window of the Penaeus monodon isolate SGIC_2016 chromosome 3, NSTDA_Pmon_1, whole genome shotgun sequence genome:
- the LOC119587350 gene encoding pro-resilin-like, translated as MVLKVLALASLVVTTIARPDGQPIYSYSAPTPAYSPAKYDFNYAVNDPPSGNDFGHQEARDGDNTQGSYYVLLPFPKVTYTVNGDSSYVTDVTYEGEAQYPSHLPPLLALKE; from the exons ATGGTTCTGAAG GTACTTGCACTGGCTTCACTTGTGGTCACCACCATCGCTCGTCCAGATGGTCAGCCGATTTATAGCTACTCCGCTCCCACACCCGCTTATTCACCAgctaagtacgacttcaactacgccgtAAACGACCCACCATCTGGTAACGACTTTGGTCACCAGGAAGCCCGTGACGGTGACAAcacacagggatcctactacgtccttcttccctttccgaaAGTTACATATACTGTGAACGGAGACTCCAGTTACGTGACTGATgtcacctacgagggcgaggctcaatATCCCAGCCACCTACCCCCCCTTCTTGCGCTTAAGGAATAA